The following coding sequences lie in one Takifugu rubripes chromosome 8, fTakRub1.2, whole genome shotgun sequence genomic window:
- the drap1 gene encoding dr1-associated corepressor isoform X2, producing MPSKKKKYNARFPPARIKKIMQTDEEIGKVAAAVPVIISRALELFLESLLTKACQVTHSRNAKTMTTSHLKQCIELEQQFDFLKDLVAAVPDMQGEGEENHNEAVGEKVSRRGRKPGPGRKNGGTGAKGKDKKLSGTDSEQEDDSEDSETDGDEEDSSQSSTKLQAASRFNSTSAPQAHVPMGNMVSVGNAMAPVHPQGNMAFLPHPSMMSVAPPAAPAPNKNEDDDEDYDS from the exons ATGCCgagcaaaaagaagaaatataacGCCAGATTCCCTCCG gCGAGAATCAAGAAAATTATGCAAACGGATGAAGAAATAGGCAAAGTGGCTGCAGCCGTACCTGTTATTATTT CCAGAGCTCTGGAGCTTTTTTTGGAGTCCTTACTTACAAAGGCCTGTCAAGTCACCCACTCTAGGAACGCAAAGACCATGACAACATCACACCT AAAACAGTGTAttgagctggagcagcagttcGACTTCCTGAAGGATCTGGTGGCTGCTGTGCCGGACATGCAGGGCGAGGGAGAAGAGAACCACAACGAGGCGGTCGGAGAAAAAGTCTCACGGCG GGGTCGAAAACCAGGGCCTGGACGCAAGAATGGAGGGACTGGAGCCAAAGGAAAGGACAAGAAGTTGTCAGGAACTGACTCTGAGCAAGAG GATGATTCTGAGGACAGCGAGACAGACGGAGACGAAGAGGACAGCTCACAGTCGAGCACAAAGCTGCAGGCTGCATCCAGGTTCAACAG CACCTCCGCACCCCAAGCGCACGTGCCCATGGGCAACATGGTGTCAGTGGGCAACGCCATGGCCCCAGTGCACCCCCAAGGCAACATGGCCTTCCTGCCCCACCCCTCAATGATGAGCGTCGCACCTCCCGCCGCCCCCGCGCCAAACAAAAACGAGGACGACGACGAAGATTACGATTCTTAg
- the drap1 gene encoding dr1-associated corepressor isoform X1 — MPSKKKKYNARFPPARIKKIMQTDEEIGKVAAAVPVIISRALELFLESLLTKACQVTHSRNAKTMTTSHLKQCIELEQQFDFLKDLVAAVPDMQGEGEENHNEAVGEKVSRRGRKPGPGRKNGGTGAKGKDKKLSGTDSEQEDDSEDSETDGDEEDSSQSSTKLQAASRFNSSTSAPQAHVPMGNMVSVGNAMAPVHPQGNMAFLPHPSMMSVAPPAAPAPNKNEDDDEDYDS; from the exons ATGCCgagcaaaaagaagaaatataacGCCAGATTCCCTCCG gCGAGAATCAAGAAAATTATGCAAACGGATGAAGAAATAGGCAAAGTGGCTGCAGCCGTACCTGTTATTATTT CCAGAGCTCTGGAGCTTTTTTTGGAGTCCTTACTTACAAAGGCCTGTCAAGTCACCCACTCTAGGAACGCAAAGACCATGACAACATCACACCT AAAACAGTGTAttgagctggagcagcagttcGACTTCCTGAAGGATCTGGTGGCTGCTGTGCCGGACATGCAGGGCGAGGGAGAAGAGAACCACAACGAGGCGGTCGGAGAAAAAGTCTCACGGCG GGGTCGAAAACCAGGGCCTGGACGCAAGAATGGAGGGACTGGAGCCAAAGGAAAGGACAAGAAGTTGTCAGGAACTGACTCTGAGCAAGAG GATGATTCTGAGGACAGCGAGACAGACGGAGACGAAGAGGACAGCTCACAGTCGAGCACAAAGCTGCAGGCTGCATCCAGGTTCAACAG CAGCACCTCCGCACCCCAAGCGCACGTGCCCATGGGCAACATGGTGTCAGTGGGCAACGCCATGGCCCCAGTGCACCCCCAAGGCAACATGGCCTTCCTGCCCCACCCCTCAATGATGAGCGTCGCACCTCCCGCCGCCCCCGCGCCAAACAAAAACGAGGACGACGACGAAGATTACGATTCTTAg